A single region of the Camelus dromedarius isolate mCamDro1 chromosome 21, mCamDro1.pat, whole genome shotgun sequence genome encodes:
- the CCDC185 gene encoding coiled-coil domain-containing protein 185, protein MEGFRRFSSRPHGDLWEPPPPGEERASSARLGGPGPQTEPSLCFWAGTPGEESEAAAPWVHQRCSPTPRRRQHRYSDSPQESRSLTDVARRPPERARKNQPRSRRLEDAWREARTKPQTQGGSPHSLAWQQQPQLQPQQPQPGQHYPPAQGDSPPPYPEGAYTPQSGTFRVEKVQSGDHWAVPVCRGLGRWSHSSVHTEKSSVPSRDFGTQLASMYIQKRDSNDPVESLVSQYSQPSVSSKGLQSQHSQTLKNKLEEAVMSSRDQKIVALVLTRLKKAQRMRELQQQAAVAWEELKRSDQKVQLTLERERKLLLQQSQEQWQQEKEQRKAHLSREQRVRRRDRQAMNGIQQESGWKAQLEEQENQCQEKLERAPSETESETETEHRKQLQLLQEQERMLQDLREQNSLQLQKRLEQACQKKNAHTTEGQNKIQESNLSSLVNYQARKVLMDCQTKAEELLRKLSLEQSSQQYQEIHQGLIKEHHRELKKVQARKDQSQQVKWRAEESKEQRKEHKPLLTELADQKVLQTRSDVHKNTRDKAQHIRELSILREKNHHILKLKAEKEGKCHIEGIKEALKKKEQRMQQIAQEKDATLEGFQKISRASRTDNVRALANSFFDRLARETQVHAGQQREGY, encoded by the coding sequence ATGGAGGGCTTCCGCCGCTTCTCCTCGCGGCCCCACGGGGACCTCTGGGAGCCCCCGCCTCCTGGCGAGGAGCGCGCATCCTCTGCGCGGCTGGGCGGGCCCGGACCGCAGACCGAGCCGAGCTTGTGCTTCTGGGCCGGGACTCCCGGCGAGGAGAGCGAGGCCGCGGCGCCCTGGGTGCACCAGCGCTGCTCGCCCACCCCGCGACGCCGCCAGCACCGGTACTCCGACTCGCCGCAGGAAAGCCGCAGCCTGACCGACGTGGCCCGGAGGCCCCCGGAGCGCGCCAGGAAGAACCAGCCCCGCAGCCGGCGCCTGGAAGATGCCTGGCGGGAAGCAAGGACCAAGCCCCAGACTCAGGGAGGCAGCCCGCACAGCCTGGCCtggcagcagcagccccagctACAACCCCAACAGCCTCAGCCCGGCCAGCACTACCCTCCGGCCCAGGGAGATTCGCCCCCACCTTACCCTGAGGGAGCTTACACTCCCCAGAGTGGAACTTTCCGGGTAGAAAAGGTGCAGAGCGGAGACCATTGGGCAGTGCCGGTCTGCAGAGGTCTAGGTCGTTGGTCCCATTCCTCAGTTCACACGGAGAAGTCTTCTGTGCCCTCCCGAGATTTTGGGACGCAGTTGGCTAGCATGTACATCCAGAAAAGAGACAGCAATGATCCGGTGGAGTCGTTAGTCAGCCAGTACTCCCAGCCCTCAGTCTCCAGCAAGGGGTTACAGAGCCAGCACAGCCAGACACTCAAGAACAAGCTAGAAGAGGCAGTAATGTCCTCCAGAGACCAGAAGATTGTGGCCCTGGTGCTGACCCGGCTCAAGAAGGCCCAGAGGATGCGGGAGCTGCAGCAGCAGGCGGCTGTAGCCTGGGAGGAGCTGAAGCGCTCGGACCAGAAGGTCCAGTTGACCCTGGAGAGGGAGCGCAAGCTGCTGctgcagcagagccaggagcaaTGGCAGCAGGAGAAGGAGCAGCGCAAGGCTCACCTGAGCCGGGAGCAGCGTGTTCGGCGGCGGGACAGACAAGCGATGAACGGCATCCAGCAGGAGAGCGGGTGGAAGGCACagctggaggagcaggagaaCCAGTGCCAGGAGAAGCTGGAGAGGGCCCCCTCTGAGACCGAGAGTGAGACTGAGACAGAGCACAGGAAGCAGCTGCAGCTCCTACAGGAGCAGGAGAGGATGCTGCAGGACCTGAGGGAGCAGAACAGCCTGCAGCTGCAGAAGAGGCTGGAGCAGGCCTGTCAGAAGAAGAATGCGCACACCACCGAGGGCCAGAACAAGATCCAGGAGAGCAATCTTAGCTCCCTAGTCAATTACCAGGCCCGGAAGGTCCTCATGGACTGCCAGACCAAGGCTGAGGAGCTCCTGAGGAAGTTGTCCCTGGAACAGAGTTCCCAGCAGTACCAAGAGATCCACCAAGGCCTGATTAAGGAGCATCACCGAGAGCTGAAGAAGGTCCAGGCGCGGAAGGATCAGTCCCAGCAGGTCAAGTGGCGCGCGGAAGAGTccaaggagcagaggaaggagcacAAGCCGCTGCTGACGGAGCTGGCGGACCAGAAGGTCCTGCAGACCAGGAGTGACGTTCACAAGAACACCAGGGACAAGGCGCAGCACATTCGGGAGCTCAGCATCCTGCGTGAGAAGAATCATCACATCCTGAAGCTGAAAGCCGAGAAGGAGGGAAAGTGCCACATCGAGGGCATCAAGGAAGCCCTTaagaaaaaggaacagaggaTGCAGCAGATCGCGCAAGAGAAAGATGCAACCTTAGAGGGATTCCAGAAGATCTCCAGGGCCTCCAGGACAGACAACGTGAGAGCACTTGCCAACAGCTTCTTTGATCGATTGGCCCGGGAGACCCAGGTCCACGCTGGGCAGCAGAGAGAGGGCTACTGA